One region of Prosthecobacter debontii genomic DNA includes:
- the truA gene encoding tRNA pseudouridine(38-40) synthase TruA: MKPTIWSGHSMSRSDVESELGLNVGPPPGWRRLRLHIAYCGTPWRGWQSQTIGGGIQDELNAAVLKATRVQTMVHGSGRTDAGVHALEQVAHMDVPESLNLRPEAWMKALNACLPLTIRVVEVAYCEPSFHARFSACGKVYRYRIWRNPWLSPFEADRVWPVHGPLDMDSLQTCLSSLVGTHNFACLSANRGDMPETLRRTMPEKTTRTIHRAEMRLEGGILELEFEGDGFLYKMVRLMVGSLMQVARGRATADWFQDLLTNPKAVQSNQMAPAGGLYLVRVLY, encoded by the coding sequence ATGAAGCCTACGATCTGGAGTGGACACAGCATGAGCCGAAGCGACGTCGAAAGTGAGCTGGGCCTGAATGTGGGACCGCCTCCGGGCTGGCGACGTTTACGGCTGCACATTGCCTACTGCGGCACTCCCTGGCGTGGCTGGCAGAGCCAAACGATCGGTGGAGGTATCCAAGATGAGCTCAATGCGGCCGTCTTGAAAGCCACTCGTGTGCAGACGATGGTGCATGGCTCCGGTCGCACGGATGCCGGGGTCCATGCCCTCGAACAGGTGGCCCACATGGATGTGCCAGAGTCGCTGAATCTACGTCCTGAAGCCTGGATGAAGGCCTTGAATGCTTGCTTACCCCTGACCATAAGAGTGGTCGAGGTCGCTTATTGTGAGCCCTCCTTTCACGCTCGCTTCAGTGCCTGCGGTAAGGTCTATCGGTATCGCATTTGGCGTAATCCTTGGTTATCCCCCTTCGAGGCAGATCGTGTCTGGCCTGTGCATGGCCCCCTAGATATGGACTCCCTTCAGACATGTCTCAGCAGTCTCGTAGGCACGCACAACTTCGCCTGCTTGTCGGCTAATCGTGGCGATATGCCAGAGACTCTACGCCGCACGATGCCCGAGAAAACCACCCGCACCATCCATCGTGCTGAGATGCGCTTGGAGGGAGGCATCTTGGAACTGGAGTTCGAGGGTGACGGTTTTCTTTATAAAATGGTGCGTCTGATGGTCGGCAGCCTGATGCAAGTTGCTCGTGGGCGCGCCACTGCGGACTGGTTTCAAGATCTCCTCACCAATCCAAAAGCTGTCCAGAGTAACCAGATGGCTCCTGCGGGAGGGCTTTATCTCGTGCGAGTGCTGTATTGA
- a CDS encoding alpha-2-macroglobulin family protein — MKTIACRRLVSALCLAALLPVSVSPAAPVKKSRVESKPSVQPVLEAELNMHPAELAPDCTIEVVFPTPMIAKEKIGSVDPESPLVVTPALTGEFQWVSTRSGQYKLTQTPKFNASYDFALRQGLRDVEGKALSTESLASVQSAQFRIVDQSPKWFNDDEARRKPRFLFEFNDNVNASDSVAHISFTSENPKLTIPAVVRHALGKDFPRYSEPQPTWAEEIGKVKPTVAPEATRMSAIVVEPAEPLPVAEKWRLVISPSLVNASGYATLAVGDEVSLGSVKPFSVRNVSAHTPFDQSYYVEVSFNKALLPAKDEGYTPEELQTLADKLAGAVHITPEVAGVKAEIVGYSLRLSGGFSLHTPYRVVVEPGMVSGDGLPLQAVSENEVTFKPNAPYVAAPTFVRTQLSKGSGDFEVSAANVREVRVRAKRLVGPELLQALNKYKSYRNAFYLEEKKKNAFKPEPFDAYSGTVVFERTFPINKPLDQSDMIRLNWREVLGGQAAAPLFLEFEGRAADGVEQKGVLTQTLVQFTDLGLMQKSNGKETLVFVTSLQTGQPVSGVRLTAVDAEQKLISYADTDEKGIAIMKGPNPALILAEKAGDCTALDCNGSHIGGAIPYDIPTAWEDVWKPVNKTFIFSDRPLYRPGDTMHVKALSRTRIADELKLDAAGSKARVVIRDPRYRVVVEKEITFTGNGSWADDFKLPEGPLGWYELMIHAAENEDDHQGASGFYSFRIDDYKPNSFEVKLDGQKLEVLADRLKLPLSANYYMGKALSQAKATWSAYSTRAFTAPSGFDDYHFGEAPRWANYGKDRDAEGHYDDSDTDEESDWWVNGDVFLSPDGTATLEMPMPPPERASLPQQVRVTAEITDINQQTITAATEFEVPGAAYILGLKGPQFFGTAGQEVAVDLVAIDSKGQPALGAVQVDVKVERQEYHTLKIATAGGGSTTKDQVILREELKQSLALKAASAGSPPSAMVRFTPARGGVYFITAESVDAMGKKMLSRLPVYVLGGGEFPWAMEDGVRINLQPEKKKLKPGEEAVIVVKTPIAGTALVSVERNSIHRQFITSISPEQPVIRVPVQDAEAPNVFVSVILVRGSDASPKQHKMPEYKVGYCQLEVDSQAKVLTVAVAPDQPEVKPAQAFTVSCTVTDFKGQPVTSSEVTLYAVDEGVLSLMKHQTPDPSSYFHEPMPLAIDNYTSFDDLLPEESAARERGNKGFLIGGGGDMEEPPMDVRKNFVATPLWLATVLTDAQGKISASVTAPDNLTRYRIMAVASSGADLFGSGESAIKVNKPLMVDPVVPRFARLEDETLLKAVIHNTTANEGQVLVRLELDDSADFIREERSFIPVSLKPEAQDNPKVWEQTLTVKAGETTAVAYPVRFTQLGTAQWKWSAKTVSWTAGAPALNDATISTFEVTYPVPELKEVRYARLSGDSPVENLAKPINPALLEGEGSLQVSVSTSRLYEAKDALEYILTYPYGCAEQTTSATMPWLALGGYQTLFPELIEPGKTREAIQRGVNRLMQMVTDEGGLAYWPGGQEPSLWTSAYGGLMLLRAQDAGASVPPEVTTKLLEYLSKKLRGLDQEKDYYNITDCALALYTLAKGKKAEPAYQNLLHESRERLPEAARLYTALAMCLSDAPSKQIQEMVGWTPPPPPEKPGAKKTKKILPTKTSAPTWSHWAGNKVNQALRLIVYTHLGLKQDAETLAQNILQSRNGRGEWGNTFTNAWTLTALAAYERSLKLSAEPLMAKVLWDAQEQPLNIATPPGSAQVSFALNDQLSAAPLKVDLPTGREVFSRIEAVSYPPDRDFKGENKGFAIERTYNKLQDDGTMLPAENLRVGDMVVITLQIEIGGGDRYLAINDPLPSVLEAINPEFATQNEREGDQLPEGVGAWFCDHREVRADRALFFTDYAPEKGKFQLRYLARVTGEGDTIAPPARIEAMYEPDKYGLSPSHRLRTLPSGAGQVAGK; from the coding sequence ATGAAAACCATTGCATGTCGTCGGCTGGTTTCAGCCCTGTGTTTGGCAGCTCTGCTGCCCGTCTCCGTGTCCCCGGCGGCTCCTGTGAAAAAGAGCCGCGTCGAATCGAAGCCCAGTGTTCAACCGGTCTTAGAGGCGGAGTTGAACATGCATCCGGCGGAGTTAGCCCCGGACTGCACCATCGAGGTCGTATTCCCCACGCCGATGATCGCGAAGGAAAAGATTGGCAGCGTGGACCCGGAATCTCCTCTGGTGGTGACTCCGGCACTCACCGGTGAATTCCAGTGGGTGAGCACGCGCAGTGGTCAGTATAAGCTGACTCAGACGCCGAAGTTCAATGCCAGCTACGACTTCGCCCTGCGTCAGGGCCTGCGGGATGTGGAGGGCAAGGCTCTCTCCACGGAATCTCTGGCCTCCGTGCAGAGCGCGCAGTTCCGCATCGTCGATCAATCGCCCAAATGGTTTAACGATGATGAAGCACGTCGGAAGCCTCGGTTTCTCTTCGAGTTCAATGACAATGTCAATGCCTCCGACAGTGTGGCTCACATCAGCTTCACCTCAGAGAATCCGAAGCTAACCATCCCTGCCGTGGTGCGGCATGCGTTGGGGAAGGACTTCCCCCGCTACAGTGAACCCCAGCCCACGTGGGCGGAGGAGATTGGCAAGGTCAAACCGACCGTCGCTCCCGAGGCCACGCGCATGAGCGCCATCGTGGTGGAGCCTGCGGAGCCGCTGCCTGTGGCGGAAAAGTGGCGTCTGGTCATCTCCCCCTCGCTGGTGAATGCTTCGGGTTATGCCACCCTGGCGGTTGGGGATGAGGTTTCGCTGGGTAGCGTGAAACCTTTCAGCGTTAGAAACGTGAGTGCCCACACACCTTTTGACCAATCTTACTATGTGGAAGTGTCTTTTAACAAAGCGCTGCTACCTGCGAAGGATGAAGGTTACACCCCAGAGGAACTGCAAACCCTGGCGGATAAGCTGGCCGGGGCGGTGCACATCACGCCCGAGGTGGCGGGGGTGAAGGCCGAGATCGTGGGTTATTCCCTGCGTCTCAGCGGTGGCTTCTCCCTGCACACGCCCTACCGGGTGGTGGTGGAGCCGGGGATGGTCTCGGGGGATGGATTGCCCCTCCAGGCGGTGTCGGAGAATGAGGTGACGTTTAAACCGAATGCGCCCTATGTCGCCGCACCTACCTTTGTGCGCACGCAGCTCTCGAAGGGCAGTGGCGACTTCGAAGTCTCGGCGGCCAATGTGCGGGAGGTCCGGGTGCGGGCCAAGCGCCTCGTGGGGCCGGAGCTTCTGCAGGCGCTGAACAAATACAAGTCCTACCGCAACGCCTTCTACCTGGAGGAAAAGAAGAAGAACGCGTTCAAGCCCGAACCCTTCGACGCCTACTCCGGCACGGTGGTCTTTGAGCGTACGTTCCCGATCAATAAGCCCCTCGACCAGAGCGACATGATCCGCCTAAATTGGCGTGAGGTGCTCGGTGGGCAGGCAGCGGCTCCGCTGTTCCTGGAGTTCGAGGGACGGGCGGCGGATGGCGTGGAGCAAAAGGGCGTGCTGACGCAGACGCTGGTGCAGTTCACCGACCTCGGTTTGATGCAAAAGAGCAATGGCAAGGAGACCCTGGTCTTCGTCACCTCGCTCCAGACCGGCCAGCCCGTCAGCGGCGTGCGCCTGACGGCGGTGGATGCGGAGCAAAAGCTCATTAGCTATGCAGATACGGACGAGAAGGGCATCGCCATTATGAAGGGCCCCAACCCCGCGCTGATCCTGGCGGAGAAAGCCGGCGACTGCACCGCGCTGGACTGCAACGGCTCCCACATCGGCGGCGCCATCCCGTATGATATCCCCACGGCTTGGGAAGATGTGTGGAAGCCGGTGAATAAGACCTTCATCTTCTCCGACCGACCTCTCTATCGGCCCGGTGACACCATGCACGTGAAGGCGCTCAGCCGCACCCGCATCGCCGATGAGCTGAAGCTGGACGCCGCAGGCAGCAAGGCCCGCGTGGTGATCCGCGATCCTCGATATCGTGTGGTGGTGGAGAAGGAAATCACCTTCACGGGCAATGGCTCCTGGGCGGACGATTTCAAATTGCCGGAGGGTCCGCTCGGCTGGTATGAACTGATGATCCATGCGGCAGAGAATGAGGATGATCATCAAGGGGCCAGCGGCTTCTACTCCTTCCGCATTGACGACTACAAGCCGAACAGTTTCGAGGTGAAGCTGGACGGCCAAAAGCTGGAGGTGCTGGCGGATCGGCTGAAGCTGCCTCTCAGCGCCAACTACTACATGGGCAAGGCCCTGAGCCAGGCCAAGGCCACGTGGTCCGCCTACTCCACACGCGCTTTCACCGCCCCCTCTGGCTTTGATGACTATCACTTTGGGGAAGCTCCCCGCTGGGCGAACTATGGCAAGGACCGCGATGCGGAAGGCCACTATGATGACAGCGACACCGACGAAGAGAGTGACTGGTGGGTGAACGGGGATGTCTTTCTCTCCCCAGATGGTACCGCCACCCTGGAGATGCCCATGCCGCCCCCTGAGCGCGCCTCGCTCCCGCAGCAGGTGCGGGTGACGGCGGAGATCACCGACATCAATCAGCAAACCATCACCGCGGCCACGGAATTCGAGGTGCCTGGGGCAGCCTACATCCTCGGTCTGAAAGGCCCGCAGTTCTTCGGCACGGCCGGCCAGGAAGTGGCGGTGGATCTGGTGGCCATTGACTCAAAGGGCCAGCCAGCCCTAGGTGCTGTGCAGGTGGATGTGAAGGTGGAGCGCCAGGAATATCACACCCTGAAGATCGCCACCGCTGGTGGTGGCAGCACCACAAAAGATCAGGTCATCCTGCGGGAGGAGCTGAAGCAGTCTCTGGCCCTGAAGGCCGCCTCTGCAGGCAGCCCCCCTTCGGCGATGGTGCGCTTCACCCCTGCACGTGGCGGGGTGTATTTCATCACCGCCGAGTCCGTGGATGCCATGGGTAAAAAGATGCTCTCCCGCCTGCCCGTGTATGTGCTGGGTGGTGGTGAATTCCCCTGGGCCATGGAAGATGGCGTGCGCATCAATCTCCAGCCGGAGAAAAAGAAACTGAAGCCGGGTGAAGAGGCCGTGATCGTGGTGAAGACCCCCATCGCTGGCACCGCCTTGGTGAGCGTGGAGCGTAACAGCATCCACCGCCAGTTCATCACCTCCATCTCCCCGGAGCAGCCCGTCATCCGCGTGCCCGTGCAGGATGCGGAGGCACCAAATGTGTTCGTCTCCGTCATCCTCGTGCGTGGCAGTGACGCCAGCCCGAAACAGCACAAGATGCCTGAATACAAGGTGGGCTACTGCCAGCTCGAAGTGGACTCCCAGGCCAAGGTGCTGACCGTGGCTGTGGCACCTGATCAGCCCGAGGTGAAGCCTGCCCAGGCATTTACCGTCAGCTGCACCGTCACCGACTTTAAAGGCCAGCCCGTCACCAGCAGTGAGGTCACCCTTTATGCCGTGGATGAAGGTGTGCTCAGCCTGATGAAGCACCAGACGCCGGACCCCTCCAGCTACTTCCACGAGCCCATGCCACTGGCTATTGATAACTACACCTCTTTTGACGATCTCTTGCCTGAAGAGTCCGCCGCCCGTGAGCGGGGTAACAAAGGTTTCCTCATTGGGGGAGGGGGAGACATGGAAGAGCCGCCTATGGATGTGCGGAAAAACTTCGTGGCCACCCCTCTCTGGCTGGCCACCGTGCTCACCGATGCCCAGGGTAAGATTAGCGCCAGCGTCACCGCCCCGGATAACCTCACCCGCTACCGCATCATGGCCGTGGCCAGCAGCGGGGCGGATCTCTTCGGTAGTGGTGAGTCCGCCATCAAGGTCAATAAGCCGCTCATGGTGGACCCCGTGGTGCCGCGCTTTGCCCGGCTGGAGGATGAGACTCTGCTGAAAGCCGTGATCCATAACACCACCGCGAATGAAGGCCAGGTGCTCGTGCGCCTGGAGCTGGATGACTCCGCCGACTTCATCCGCGAGGAGCGCAGCTTCATCCCCGTGAGCCTTAAACCCGAAGCGCAAGACAATCCCAAAGTGTGGGAGCAAACCCTCACCGTGAAGGCCGGTGAAACCACCGCCGTGGCCTACCCCGTGCGTTTCACCCAGCTGGGCACCGCCCAGTGGAAGTGGTCCGCCAAAACCGTGAGTTGGACCGCTGGTGCTCCCGCCCTGAATGACGCCACCATCTCTACCTTCGAGGTCACTTATCCCGTGCCTGAGCTCAAGGAAGTACGCTATGCCCGTCTCAGCGGCGATAGCCCGGTGGAAAACCTGGCCAAGCCGATCAATCCCGCCCTCCTGGAGGGAGAAGGCAGCCTGCAAGTGAGCGTGAGCACCTCCCGCCTTTACGAGGCCAAGGACGCCCTGGAATACATCCTCACCTACCCCTACGGCTGCGCGGAGCAGACCACCTCCGCCACCATGCCCTGGCTGGCGCTCGGCGGTTATCAGACCCTCTTCCCCGAGCTCATCGAGCCCGGCAAAACCCGCGAGGCCATCCAGCGCGGGGTGAATCGACTCATGCAGATGGTCACCGATGAAGGCGGCCTCGCTTACTGGCCCGGCGGCCAAGAGCCCTCCCTCTGGACCAGTGCCTACGGCGGCCTCATGCTGCTGCGCGCCCAGGACGCTGGAGCCAGCGTGCCGCCTGAGGTCACCACCAAGCTGCTGGAGTATCTCTCCAAAAAGCTGCGCGGTCTGGACCAGGAGAAGGACTACTACAACATCACCGACTGCGCGCTGGCACTCTACACCCTGGCCAAAGGCAAAAAGGCTGAGCCCGCCTACCAAAATTTGCTTCATGAAAGCCGCGAGCGCCTACCCGAGGCCGCCCGCCTCTACACTGCCTTGGCCATGTGCCTGAGTGATGCTCCCTCCAAGCAAATCCAGGAAATGGTCGGCTGGACACCACCACCACCACCTGAGAAGCCTGGAGCTAAGAAGACCAAGAAGATCCTGCCCACCAAGACAAGCGCCCCTACGTGGTCTCACTGGGCCGGTAACAAGGTCAATCAAGCCCTGCGCCTGATCGTTTACACCCACCTCGGTCTGAAGCAGGACGCCGAGACCCTGGCGCAAAACATTCTCCAAAGCCGCAATGGCCGTGGCGAGTGGGGTAATACCTTCACCAACGCCTGGACTCTCACCGCCCTGGCTGCCTACGAGCGCAGCCTCAAGCTCAGCGCCGAGCCACTCATGGCCAAGGTGCTGTGGGATGCTCAAGAGCAGCCCCTGAACATCGCCACCCCACCGGGCAGTGCCCAGGTGTCCTTTGCCCTCAATGACCAGCTCTCCGCTGCTCCTCTGAAGGTGGACCTACCCACCGGGCGCGAAGTTTTCTCCCGCATCGAGGCCGTGTCGTATCCGCCAGATCGCGACTTCAAAGGCGAGAACAAGGGATT
- a CDS encoding TSUP family transporter, translated as MPSPDAALLLFLAGLGAGFIDSIAGGGGLISLPVLLSIGLPPHLALGTNKMQSTWGTLMAVRRYMNAGLVHWRDMRLAVAVTFVFAMLGTYAVTQVSNARLKEWVPWLLLGIAAYVLLSPRMSKQPVAARLSPHAFACAGGCVLGFYDGFLGPGTGSFWTIACLTLLGLELTRATAYTKVVNLTSNVASLMVFISAGQVRYDVAGIMIVGQLIGARLGSGLVIRHGAPFIRVVFLIVVFAMILRLLWDQWSSQT; from the coding sequence ATGCCCAGTCCCGATGCCGCCTTGCTTTTATTTTTAGCGGGGCTCGGTGCTGGTTTCATCGATTCCATCGCGGGAGGCGGTGGATTGATCTCGTTACCGGTTTTGCTCAGCATCGGGTTGCCACCTCATCTGGCTCTGGGCACGAACAAAATGCAGAGCACCTGGGGAACCCTGATGGCGGTGCGCCGCTACATGAACGCCGGGCTGGTGCATTGGCGGGACATGCGTTTGGCGGTGGCGGTGACCTTCGTCTTTGCCATGCTCGGCACCTATGCGGTGACCCAGGTGAGCAATGCTCGGCTGAAAGAGTGGGTGCCATGGCTGCTTCTGGGCATCGCTGCCTACGTCTTATTGAGTCCCAGAATGAGTAAGCAACCTGTGGCCGCCCGGCTTTCGCCTCACGCGTTCGCTTGTGCCGGCGGTTGTGTGTTGGGCTTCTATGATGGATTTCTCGGACCTGGAACAGGGTCGTTTTGGACGATCGCTTGCCTTACTTTGCTGGGATTGGAACTCACGCGTGCTACGGCCTATACCAAAGTGGTCAATCTCACCAGCAATGTGGCCTCACTGATGGTCTTCATCTCTGCTGGCCAGGTGCGATATGATGTGGCTGGCATCATGATCGTGGGGCAGTTGATCGGTGCGAGATTAGGGTCTGGACTGGTGATTCGGCATGGGGCACCCTTCATCCGGGTGGTCTTTCTCATCGTCGTCTTTGCCATGATTCTGAGATTGCTTTGGGATCAATGGTCGTCGCAGACTTGA
- a CDS encoding response regulator has product MKSSSWWGMVLGVAIILILPMVLGGLLLVQSRLAEESYRWVQHTHKVLAKLDEIHGLIGEAESSQRAYLLTKSEHFETRFRELVAKIPDKGGEFSVLIQDNEAQVKRFDQMQKTLKERIAILDANAREISTLNDQDLNVRLEVGAKKSEQLNLELRELAIIEQKLLDERRVRFEAANKQFQNIAGWTVAGGFLLLSGVGFLLRKESRSRSLYEVRLADARDAALDAVKTTSAFVASVSHEIRTPMNGVLGTADLLLRDATLSAKQRDGIETIRGSGRALLNIINDILDLSKLQAGEMSFVNELYCPEDVVEEVINLFAAAAAKKRIELTPHISADVPQQVSGDRLRLRQVLANLVSNAVKFTESGGISVHVTRRREVEFDGKVCLRFDVSDTGPGIAKEVQFRLFQPFTQVDTKLARQHGGTGLGLAISRELVQRMNGAMGVESTLGHGATFWFTAIFGASDADSEVKRLEDRSIMVLENRPMTADALQAHAVAWGLRPYMYRSLAEIPKEGPNKMGEEFQALIIGSATSQDWLQPLRQLRSREWLRHVPVFLMTDQEELSEHALLREGIVGTLKYPFRPSELYNRLAGSHASSEVVELETKLDLPPSRIIVADDNPVNQRVLRNQLEYLGMEVVLCGHGRQALEAAQRDEGCLILMDCEMPEMDGFEATRAIRRWEKEESRPAIPIIAITAHVMSGDAEQCLESGMNAYLSKPMELEKLQVMLSQWLPTMTKAQSGGADELPNSKHQEPIIDEEQFATCLTGDLELDQDLIQMALKQVEETLEKMQTALQEGADAVWRHAAHRVRGSTGTLGFTAMAALFHEAEFDATSRDARERVLAGLRSAYTQLAAVLSERGLTANLEAAVQL; this is encoded by the coding sequence GTGAAATCGAGCTCTTGGTGGGGAATGGTCCTTGGGGTGGCCATTATCCTGATTTTACCCATGGTTTTGGGAGGATTGCTCTTGGTCCAATCCCGACTTGCCGAAGAGAGTTATCGATGGGTCCAGCATACGCATAAGGTCCTCGCTAAACTGGATGAAATTCATGGATTGATTGGTGAAGCCGAGAGCAGTCAGCGGGCCTATCTCCTAACCAAAAGTGAACATTTCGAAACCCGATTTCGGGAACTGGTGGCAAAAATACCCGACAAAGGCGGTGAGTTTTCAGTGTTGATTCAGGATAACGAGGCGCAGGTAAAGCGGTTCGACCAGATGCAAAAGACCCTGAAGGAGCGGATAGCCATACTTGATGCCAATGCTCGTGAGATCAGCACCTTAAATGATCAAGATTTGAACGTGCGGTTGGAGGTGGGGGCTAAGAAATCCGAGCAGTTGAATCTTGAACTCCGAGAATTGGCAATCATCGAGCAAAAGCTACTCGATGAGAGGCGGGTTCGTTTTGAAGCCGCGAATAAACAGTTTCAAAACATCGCGGGTTGGACGGTCGCTGGCGGATTCTTGCTCCTCAGTGGCGTTGGCTTTTTGCTCCGCAAGGAGAGTCGATCCCGGTCGCTCTATGAAGTTAGATTGGCCGATGCCAGAGATGCCGCTCTGGATGCGGTCAAGACGACTTCAGCATTTGTCGCTTCAGTCAGCCATGAGATACGGACTCCGATGAATGGAGTGTTAGGCACTGCTGATCTTCTGCTCAGGGATGCCACGCTTAGTGCGAAGCAAAGAGACGGCATCGAGACCATCCGGGGTTCCGGACGCGCACTCCTAAATATCATCAATGACATCCTCGATCTCTCCAAACTTCAGGCTGGAGAAATGTCCTTCGTTAACGAACTTTATTGCCCTGAGGATGTGGTGGAGGAGGTGATCAATCTCTTCGCTGCGGCGGCAGCGAAAAAGAGGATCGAATTGACTCCACACATTTCAGCGGATGTGCCTCAGCAGGTGTCGGGGGATCGACTGAGGCTCCGCCAAGTTTTGGCAAACCTTGTGTCAAATGCGGTCAAATTTACGGAAAGTGGGGGCATTTCCGTTCACGTGACCCGGCGTCGTGAAGTGGAGTTCGACGGCAAGGTGTGCCTTCGTTTTGATGTCAGCGATACAGGACCTGGGATTGCCAAGGAAGTCCAGTTTCGCTTGTTCCAACCCTTCACTCAGGTGGATACCAAGCTCGCTCGCCAGCATGGAGGAACAGGTCTTGGGTTGGCCATTTCCCGCGAACTTGTGCAGCGGATGAATGGGGCGATGGGAGTGGAAAGCACGCTTGGCCATGGTGCCACCTTTTGGTTTACGGCGATCTTTGGCGCGAGTGACGCGGACTCGGAGGTGAAGAGGCTGGAAGATCGGTCGATTATGGTTCTCGAAAATCGACCCATGACGGCGGATGCTTTGCAGGCTCATGCCGTGGCTTGGGGTTTACGTCCTTACATGTATCGGAGTTTGGCAGAGATTCCGAAAGAAGGGCCTAACAAGATGGGTGAGGAATTTCAGGCGTTGATCATCGGGTCCGCTACTTCTCAGGACTGGTTACAGCCGCTTCGTCAATTGCGATCTCGAGAGTGGCTGCGTCATGTCCCTGTCTTCCTCATGACGGATCAGGAAGAACTCAGCGAGCATGCCTTGCTCCGAGAGGGCATTGTCGGCACACTGAAATATCCATTTCGGCCTTCAGAACTCTATAACCGGTTGGCAGGCTCTCACGCCTCCAGTGAGGTGGTCGAGCTCGAAACCAAACTGGATCTACCACCCTCTCGGATCATCGTGGCCGATGACAACCCCGTAAACCAAAGGGTCCTGCGTAACCAGCTCGAATATCTCGGGATGGAGGTGGTCCTTTGTGGTCACGGACGTCAGGCCTTGGAAGCTGCACAGCGTGACGAGGGATGTCTGATTTTGATGGATTGCGAGATGCCTGAGATGGATGGGTTTGAGGCCACTCGTGCGATTCGACGTTGGGAAAAAGAAGAGAGTCGGCCCGCAATTCCGATCATTGCCATCACGGCGCATGTGATGAGTGGTGATGCCGAGCAATGCCTGGAGTCAGGCATGAACGCCTATCTGTCCAAGCCGATGGAGCTGGAGAAGCTGCAAGTGATGCTTTCACAATGGCTGCCCACGATGACAAAGGCTCAATCGGGTGGGGCGGATGAATTGCCTAACAGCAAACATCAGGAACCGATCATCGATGAAGAGCAATTCGCCACGTGTCTGACTGGAGACTTGGAGCTGGATCAGGATTTGATTCAGATGGCCCTTAAACAAGTCGAAGAAACCCTGGAGAAGATGCAGACAGCTCTTCAAGAGGGAGCGGATGCAGTCTGGCGCCATGCTGCACATCGTGTGCGGGGTTCTACAGGAACCCTCGGGTTTACGGCCATGGCAGCGCTTTTCCACGAGGCGGAGTTTGATGCAACGAGCAGGGATGCCAGGGAGCGTGTCTTGGCCGGACTTCGGAGTGCTTACACACAACTGGCGGCCGTGCTCAGTGAAAGAGGACTGACCGCGAATTTAGAAGCTGCGGTCCAACTCTGA
- the ruvX gene encoding Holliday junction resolvase RuvX: protein MPRILAIDHGTVRIGLAISDEMELTASPLKTVDAKQEAEREIARLVREKHVSRIIIGMPFLMSGNRGEAAERVEKFAERLSRAVEHEVPIDFVDERLSSVEAEASMSRSGITDKREREKIVDQLAAVVILQDYLNNQRGPAGFLLPDEAYDLEWTQHEPKRRRK from the coding sequence ATGCCTCGTATTCTTGCCATAGATCACGGAACCGTCCGCATCGGCTTGGCCATTAGCGACGAGATGGAGTTGACGGCCAGTCCGCTGAAAACCGTGGATGCCAAGCAAGAGGCCGAGCGAGAGATCGCGCGCCTGGTGCGGGAGAAGCACGTGTCGCGCATCATTATCGGGATGCCCTTTCTCATGAGTGGCAATCGCGGAGAAGCCGCAGAACGGGTCGAGAAATTTGCCGAACGGTTGAGCCGAGCGGTGGAGCATGAGGTCCCCATCGATTTTGTGGACGAGCGCCTTTCCTCGGTGGAAGCCGAGGCCTCCATGTCTCGTTCAGGCATTACCGACAAACGTGAGCGCGAGAAGATTGTGGATCAACTCGCGGCGGTGGTGATCCTGCAAGACTATCTGAACAATCAGCGCGGACCGGCGGGTTTTCTCCTGCCCGATGAAGCCTACGATCTGGAGTGGACACAGCATGAGCCGAAGCGACGTCGAAAGTGA
- a CDS encoding NINE protein, translating into MNAAPTSTHNKAIGYILWIFGFTGSHRFYFGKPITGIIWLFTGGLFLIGWIVDLFLIPSMDRDADARYATGPYEYSVAWLLLTFLGIFGVHRFYQRKWLSAILYLLTGGGFLIGVIYDFCTLNGQIDELNRKPAQ; encoded by the coding sequence ATGAACGCAGCTCCCACATCGACACATAACAAAGCCATCGGTTACATCCTCTGGATCTTCGGTTTCACCGGATCTCATCGATTTTACTTTGGCAAACCGATCACCGGAATCATCTGGCTCTTCACAGGCGGCCTGTTTTTAATTGGTTGGATCGTGGACCTCTTCTTGATTCCATCCATGGATCGCGATGCGGATGCACGCTATGCCACCGGGCCCTATGAGTATTCAGTCGCTTGGCTGCTGCTGACTTTCCTCGGTATCTTCGGAGTCCACCGCTTCTATCAGCGCAAGTGGCTGAGTGCGATCCTGTATCTTCTCACCGGGGGCGGTTTCCTCATCGGGGTCATTTACGACTTTTGCACGCTGAACGGCCAGATTGATGAGCTAAACCGCAAACCTGCTCAGTAA